The Papilio machaon chromosome 25, ilPapMach1.1, whole genome shotgun sequence genome contains a region encoding:
- the LOC123722405 gene encoding uncharacterized protein LOC123722405: protein MSIKSQKSLNEECSEIFEKSYSVRSLSDESLSTEDEETDSLCRELLRKMSPAALTQLRRRFKRGRQVQHNVNRKVEEAMVAAALQEGVEFATSDPPAAPTDALWLDEDSFVAAIDEIFGGHKYSAHARQLCVALDPLRSGRVHWSALLARLLPAPRPPRAPALAHKPSRLPHAQRECIVKLVSLHVGDRFCYVCVTRGGRVGVYSGDLQLLNTYEVNVQAGSSVPAQNDRAGSRQELLGDRCSLHER, encoded by the exons ATGTCTATAAAATCTCAGAAATCATTAAACGAGGAATGTTCGGAGATATTCGAGAAAAGCTACTCCGTGAGAAGTCTATCAGATGAAAGTCTATCTAC tgAGGACGAGGAGACAGACAGTCTGTGTCGCGAGCTGCTCCGCAAGATGTCGCCCGCCGCGCTCACACAACTGCGGCGACGTTTCAAGCGGGGTCGGCAGGTGCAACACAATGTTAATAG GAAGGTGGAAGAAGCAATGGTGGCGGCGGCGCTGCAAGAGGGGGTGGAGTTTGCTACCTCCGATCCGCCCGCAGCCCCCACCGACGCACTGTGGCTTGATGAAGACAGCTTCGTAGCCGCCATTGATGAGATATTcg GTGGTCACAAGTACAGTGCACATGCGCGGCAGCTGTGCGTGGCGCTGGACCCGTTGCGAAGCGGCCGCGTGCACTGGTCGGCGCTGCTGGCGCGCCTGCTGCCGGCCCCGCGGCCCCCGCGAGCTCCTGCACTCGCCCACAAACCCTCACGACTGCCACATGCACAG AGGGAGTGCATCGTGAAGTTAGTGAGCTTGCATGTGGGGGACAGGTTCTGCTACGTGTGTGTGACGCGCGGGGGACGGGTCGGCGTCTACAGCGGCGACTTGCAACTACTCAACACTTACGAGGTGAATGTGCAGGCGGGATCAA GTGTTCCAGCGCAGAACGACCGCGCGGGGTCGCGTCAAGAACTGCTGGGTGACAGATGCAGTTTACATGAGCGTTAG